The uncultured Cohaesibacter sp. genome window below encodes:
- the hypA gene encoding hydrogenase maturation nickel metallochaperone HypA produces MHELSLCQSIIQLTERVANSYHASRVVGVTVELGTAVAIEEDTFRFCFDAIASDTIADGSRLTIDWVTLKLQCRTCETIYFPHSPVIPEPCPHCGSFDTRCLAGREFSLKHIEVEDWTKETGRCA; encoded by the coding sequence ATGCACGAGCTATCCCTCTGCCAAAGCATTATTCAACTTACGGAACGGGTGGCGAATTCTTATCACGCATCGAGAGTTGTTGGCGTTACTGTTGAGTTGGGAACCGCTGTGGCCATCGAGGAAGATACATTCCGGTTCTGCTTCGATGCCATTGCCAGTGACACGATCGCCGATGGATCGAGGCTGACGATCGACTGGGTAACGCTCAAGCTGCAGTGCAGGACTTGCGAGACTATCTATTTTCCGCACTCGCCAGTCATACCAGAGCCCTGCCCACACTGCGGCTCGTTTGACACACGTTGTCTCGCCGGTCGCGAGTTCTCTCTCAAGCATATCGAAGTGGAAGACTGGACGAAGGAAACGGGCCGATGCGCATGA
- a CDS encoding proton-conducting transporter membrane subunit, producing MTTLDPMSLAWMGAIFLLCGEIGALLSLRNPVRVFIVSTIAEIGYVLIGLGIGGAAGETGAYMHVTYQLVMRGLVLISGWYLIRRTASIWLTDLAGSGQRMPLATTLFGFGMFSVMGLSPFKGSYSKFLILYAAIEQGQWAIAAVGTIASIIAAVYYLILIQRICFEKTGHRVKLQPAPSLAMPLAILLAVVAAVISVFPAPVEQMAAGLAGYASLEGLPEFESPWAFLVLVPYIGAFAIYGVGRVSARLRDLAAVALAIASVAMVALDTGLDPTSKLFALLFSGIIAVMVIYSVGYMAKEEWANRYYFFTFLMLGSMLGLTTAHEFGNFYVYWELMTWTSYFLVIHEQTQKALKAGLVYFVMCAGGAYLMHYGMLVAHAEIGSFEFTALAQGFGSIAPLATLVIVTAVFLGFAVKAGMVPFHAWLPLAHPQAPSSVSGPLSGILTKAGLFGIVKILFGVFGVSAVARATGNGIDLHTVLIALGCITLLYGEIRALFEKELKRMLAFSTLAQVGEITAILGLGTALATDAALLHVLNHAVMKTLLFYAAGAFIMRTGLRQISDLAGLGKKMPFTAGVYALGSVALMGLPPFSGFISKFLMIYAAAQAGQYAVATVLLLGGIIGVVYYTRVIGVLFYHPSAAAISEVKEAPVTMRLAMGILAAAIVFGGLLPTYQLGLIMPIGDQLAANAGLAPAVLPDLVMQWPLSAGLVMVGSIVVLLLGRFSVAWAGRLAVLILLLSIAAILVQADRYDSLSFCFALLIAGVGALNMLHTTAYLAHSHAQPRFYFAFLVMIAGLLGMTAASDLFNFFAFWELMSAWALWAAIVHEETAVARREGFKYFLFNTIGASLLFLGVTMVAAQSGTFLLAALGDALAALPAATIAPAIVLVFLGMVMKAAQLPIRIDYQMHPAAAPTPVSGYISAVLLKSGPWGVLKLFVAFGGATVFAKFGGTVAGQPVLLYAISIIAGITIVYAGVMAVIQNSIKMVLIYSTVSQLGYVLLALSLGTTLGVAGGLLHFVNHMLLKDTLFLVAGAIMVNSHATMLDELGGLGRKMPLTFGLFLFSGLSLAGVPPLNGFSSKWMIFEASFQSGHWLLGTMAMIGSLFTLAAVLKFAHAAFMGTPNPRSESAREAPVAMLIPMGVLSLGSLALGLFPGLALVPIAAIMSDLGMTPIVATLTGPLPGLDGWSPMLLSILVLVFGLILLPWLRLGRKAGVVRSNAHVCGVGDLSDGQTRLGANSLFETPDKAIHGLLPKGIGSGTQA from the coding sequence ATGACGACCCTGGACCCGATGAGTCTGGCCTGGATGGGGGCTATTTTTCTATTGTGCGGCGAGATCGGGGCTTTGCTGAGCCTTAGGAATCCAGTCCGCGTTTTCATCGTCTCGACTATTGCAGAAATCGGTTATGTTCTGATCGGCCTCGGGATCGGCGGTGCCGCCGGCGAAACCGGGGCTTATATGCATGTCACCTATCAGCTTGTCATGCGCGGGCTGGTCCTGATCAGTGGCTGGTATCTCATCCGACGCACGGCGTCTATCTGGCTGACGGATCTGGCTGGCAGCGGTCAGAGGATGCCACTTGCGACCACCCTGTTCGGATTTGGCATGTTCTCGGTCATGGGCCTGTCACCTTTCAAGGGCTCCTATTCGAAATTTCTCATTCTCTATGCAGCTATCGAGCAGGGCCAGTGGGCCATTGCCGCGGTGGGAACCATCGCTTCGATCATTGCCGCCGTCTATTATCTGATCCTCATTCAGAGGATTTGCTTCGAGAAAACCGGACATCGCGTCAAGCTGCAACCTGCGCCATCGCTGGCCATGCCGCTGGCGATCCTCCTGGCCGTCGTTGCGGCCGTGATCAGCGTCTTTCCGGCTCCGGTCGAGCAGATGGCTGCCGGTCTAGCCGGATACGCCAGCCTTGAAGGGTTGCCCGAGTTCGAGTCGCCCTGGGCGTTTCTGGTCCTGGTCCCCTATATCGGCGCTTTCGCGATATATGGGGTGGGGCGTGTCTCTGCGCGCCTGCGTGATCTGGCTGCTGTGGCGCTTGCAATCGCCAGCGTTGCCATGGTGGCGTTGGACACAGGCCTTGATCCGACCTCGAAACTGTTTGCCCTGCTGTTCTCCGGCATTATTGCGGTCATGGTCATCTATTCAGTTGGCTATATGGCAAAAGAGGAATGGGCGAACCGCTACTATTTCTTCACGTTCCTGATGCTCGGCTCTATGCTTGGCCTGACCACGGCGCACGAGTTCGGCAACTTCTATGTCTATTGGGAGCTGATGACCTGGACGTCCTACTTCCTCGTCATTCATGAACAGACCCAAAAGGCCCTGAAAGCAGGTCTGGTCTATTTCGTCATGTGTGCCGGTGGTGCCTATCTGATGCATTACGGCATGCTGGTTGCTCATGCGGAAATCGGATCATTCGAATTTACCGCCCTTGCCCAAGGGTTCGGCAGTATCGCCCCGTTGGCTACCCTGGTCATTGTTACTGCTGTCTTCCTGGGGTTTGCAGTGAAAGCCGGCATGGTGCCGTTCCATGCCTGGCTTCCACTTGCCCATCCGCAGGCGCCGTCATCGGTCTCCGGGCCGCTGTCGGGAATCCTGACCAAGGCGGGGCTGTTCGGCATCGTCAAGATCCTGTTTGGCGTCTTCGGCGTCTCGGCTGTGGCTCGCGCCACCGGCAACGGCATCGATCTGCACACCGTCCTGATCGCGCTTGGCTGCATCACCTTGCTCTATGGCGAGATCCGCGCCCTGTTCGAGAAGGAGCTCAAGCGGATGCTGGCCTTCTCGACGCTTGCGCAGGTTGGTGAAATCACCGCAATTCTGGGGTTGGGCACGGCTCTGGCAACCGATGCTGCGCTGCTGCATGTGCTCAATCATGCGGTCATGAAAACCTTGCTCTTCTACGCAGCCGGGGCTTTCATCATGCGCACCGGCCTGCGGCAGATCAGCGATCTGGCTGGGCTTGGCAAGAAGATGCCATTCACCGCCGGTGTCTATGCGCTTGGCAGTGTTGCCCTGATGGGGCTGCCACCTTTCTCCGGCTTCATCTCCAAATTCCTGATGATCTACGCCGCTGCACAAGCGGGCCAGTATGCCGTCGCCACAGTCCTTCTGCTGGGTGGCATCATTGGCGTGGTCTATTACACCCGTGTCATCGGCGTTCTGTTCTATCACCCCTCGGCCGCAGCAATCAGCGAGGTGAAGGAAGCGCCTGTCACCATGCGACTGGCCATGGGCATTCTGGCCGCAGCCATTGTCTTTGGTGGCTTGCTGCCGACCTATCAGCTTGGCCTGATCATGCCGATTGGCGATCAGCTGGCTGCCAATGCCGGTCTTGCTCCGGCTGTCCTGCCGGATCTGGTCATGCAGTGGCCATTGTCTGCCGGTCTGGTGATGGTCGGATCTATTGTCGTGCTGCTTCTGGGGCGCTTCTCTGTGGCCTGGGCCGGACGTCTGGCCGTGCTCATCCTGTTGCTGTCCATCGCGGCGATCCTCGTTCAGGCTGACAGGTACGATTCTCTCTCCTTCTGCTTTGCCTTGCTGATCGCCGGGGTAGGGGCACTCAACATGCTGCATACCACGGCCTATCTGGCGCATAGTCACGCCCAGCCGCGCTTCTATTTCGCCTTTCTGGTGATGATTGCCGGTCTTCTGGGCATGACAGCAGCCTCGGACCTGTTCAACTTCTTTGCCTTCTGGGAGCTGATGAGCGCCTGGGCCCTGTGGGCGGCAATTGTCCATGAGGAAACCGCAGTCGCTCGCAGGGAAGGCTTCAAATACTTCCTCTTCAACACCATCGGCGCGTCCCTCCTGTTCCTTGGCGTTACGATGGTCGCTGCCCAAAGCGGTACTTTCCTCCTGGCCGCTTTGGGTGACGCGCTCGCCGCCCTGCCAGCCGCCACGATTGCGCCTGCCATCGTGCTGGTCTTCCTCGGCATGGTGATGAAAGCGGCCCAGCTGCCGATCCGCATCGACTATCAGATGCACCCGGCCGCAGCGCCAACCCCAGTGTCCGGATATATCTCGGCGGTTCTGCTGAAAAGCGGACCGTGGGGTGTGCTCAAGCTGTTTGTCGCTTTCGGTGGCGCCACCGTTTTTGCCAAGTTTGGCGGGACTGTGGCCGGACAACCGGTGCTGCTCTATGCGATCTCGATCATTGCGGGCATCACCATCGTCTATGCCGGTGTCATGGCGGTCATCCAGAACAGCATCAAGATGGTGCTCATCTACTCCACCGTCTCCCAGCTCGGCTATGTGCTGTTGGCGCTGTCTCTTGGCACCACGCTCGGGGTCGCCGGGGGCCTGCTGCACTTCGTCAATCACATGCTGCTCAAGGATACCCTGTTCCTCGTTGCCGGTGCCATCATGGTCAACAGCCATGCCACCATGCTCGACGAACTGGGGGGGCTTGGCCGCAAGATGCCTCTGACCTTCGGCCTGTTCCTGTTCTCGGGCTTGTCTCTGGCCGGTGTTCCGCCGCTCAATGGCTTCAGCTCGAAATGGATGATCTTTGAAGCGTCCTTCCAGTCCGGCCATTGGCTGCTTGGTACCATGGCAATGATCGGCAGTCTGTTCACGCTGGCCGCTGTGCTGAAGTTTGCTCACGCCGCCTTCATGGGGACACCGAACCCGCGCAGTGAAAGTGCTCGGGAAGCCCCGGTTGCGATGCTCATTCCCATGGGTGTTCTCAGCCTTGGTAGTCTGGCACTTGGTCTCTTCCCCGGCCTCGCTCTGGTGCCGATCGCAGCCATCATGTCCGATCTTGGCATGACACCGATTGTTGCCACGCTGACCGGTCCGTTGCCGGGGCTGGATGGCTGGAGCCCGATGCTGCTGTCCATACTGGTTCTGGTGTTCGGTCTCATCCTTCTGCCCTGGCTGCGCCTTGGTCGCAAGGCTGGTGTGGTCCGCTCCAATGCCCATGTCTGCGGTGTCGGCGATCTTTCCGATGGTCAGACCCGGCTTGGTGCCAACAGCCTCTTTGAAACCCCCGACAAGGCGATCCACGGGCTGCTGCCCAAGGGGATCGGCTCTGGAACCCAAGCGTAA
- the moaA gene encoding GTP 3',8-cyclase MoaA: MTSPISKPRSQGMTDSFGRKIDYLRLSVTDRCDFRCFYCMGDNVTFLPKPDVLSLEELDRLCGLFVDLGVRKLRLTGGEPLVRRGILTLISSLSRHLESGRLKEIALTTNGSQLAQMATALANLGVMRINVSLDTLRADRFTRITGKPRFAQVMEGIETALRAGISLKINTVALKGVNDDEFGDLIRFCHERQMDLTIIETMPMGGLLFDRPDVYLPLDTIREQLAESWCLLPSSHCSGGPARYFTVAETGGRIGFIAPMTHNFCDSCNRVRLSCTGILYTCLGRNDATNLRVSLRASQNNRPVLKAIREAIAQKPKGHDFGISRDVSHIPVERRMSVTGG; the protein is encoded by the coding sequence ATGACTTCACCCATAAGCAAACCCCGCTCGCAAGGAATGACCGACTCGTTCGGTCGCAAGATCGACTATCTGCGCCTGTCGGTCACGGACCGCTGCGACTTCCGCTGTTTCTACTGCATGGGCGACAATGTGACCTTTCTGCCCAAACCCGATGTACTCAGTCTTGAAGAACTGGACCGGCTGTGTGGTCTGTTTGTCGATCTGGGCGTACGCAAGCTGCGTCTGACCGGGGGGGAGCCTCTGGTGCGCAGAGGTATCCTGACGCTCATCAGTTCCCTCTCCCGCCATCTTGAAAGCGGACGCCTCAAGGAAATTGCCCTGACGACCAATGGCTCCCAGCTGGCCCAGATGGCAACGGCTTTGGCCAACCTCGGCGTCATGCGCATCAACGTCTCGCTCGACACTTTGCGGGCTGACCGCTTTACCCGCATCACCGGAAAGCCCCGCTTTGCCCAAGTGATGGAAGGTATTGAAACAGCCCTCAGAGCCGGCATCAGTCTCAAGATCAACACGGTTGCCCTCAAGGGTGTCAATGATGACGAATTCGGTGATCTCATCCGCTTCTGCCATGAAAGACAGATGGACCTGACGATCATCGAAACAATGCCCATGGGCGGGCTTCTGTTTGACCGCCCTGATGTCTATCTGCCGCTTGACACAATCCGGGAGCAGCTTGCTGAAAGCTGGTGCCTGCTCCCGTCCAGCCATTGCTCCGGAGGACCTGCGCGCTATTTCACCGTGGCGGAAACCGGCGGGCGGATCGGCTTCATTGCGCCGATGACCCACAATTTCTGTGACAGCTGCAATCGGGTGCGCCTGAGTTGCACGGGCATTCTTTACACCTGTCTTGGGCGCAATGATGCCACCAATCTGCGCGTCTCCTTGCGCGCCTCGCAGAACAACAGACCAGTTCTCAAGGCCATCCGTGAAGCCATT